A portion of the Streptococcus sp. Marseille-Q6470 genome contains these proteins:
- a CDS encoding Mini-ribonuclease 3: MIDVNLINGIALAFEGDAVYSMYIRRHLILKGMTKPNKLHQEATKYVSAKAQARLISLMLEEEVLTEKEEEIYKRGRNTNSHTKAKNADVVTYRMSTGFEAVMGYLHMTENMERLETLISWCIQKVEG, from the coding sequence GTGATTGATGTCAATCTCATTAACGGGATTGCGCTAGCCTTTGAAGGAGATGCAGTTTACTCTATGTATATTCGTCGCCATCTCATTCTCAAAGGCATGACCAAACCCAATAAACTCCACCAAGAGGCAACCAAGTATGTATCGGCTAAGGCTCAGGCCCGCTTGATTTCCCTTATGTTAGAAGAAGAAGTTCTAACGGAAAAGGAAGAAGAAATCTATAAACGAGGCCGCAACACCAATAGTCATACCAAGGCCAAGAATGCAGATGTAGTGACCTACCGTATGTCGACTGGTTTTGAAGCGGTCATGGGTTATCTCCATATGACCGAAAATATGGAACGCCTCGAAACCTTGATTTCTTGGTGTATCCAAAAAGTGGAGGGCTAG
- the tpx gene encoding thiol peroxidase: MTTFLGNPVTFTGKQLQVGDKALDFSLTTTDLSKKTLADFEGKKKILSVIPSIDTGICSLQTRRFNQELASLDNTVVLTVSMDLPFAQKRWCGAEGIENAIMLSDYFDHSFGRDYALLINEWHLLARAVFVLDADNTIRYVEYVDNINSEPDFEAAIAAAKELN; this comes from the coding sequence ATGACTACATTCCTTGGAAACCCTGTTACGTTTACAGGAAAACAACTACAAGTAGGAGATAAAGCACTTGATTTCTCTCTCACAACGACTGACCTCTCTAAAAAAACACTGGCTGACTTTGAAGGCAAGAAAAAGATCTTGAGTGTCATCCCTTCTATCGATACAGGCATCTGCTCGCTTCAGACTCGTCGCTTTAACCAAGAATTGGCTAGCTTAGACAACACTGTTGTCCTAACGGTATCTATGGACCTTCCATTTGCACAAAAACGCTGGTGTGGTGCAGAGGGAATTGAGAATGCCATCATGCTTTCAGACTACTTCGACCATTCCTTTGGACGCGATTACGCCCTCTTAATCAATGAATGGCATCTGCTTGCACGCGCAGTTTTTGTTCTCGATGCCGATAATACCATCCGCTACGTCGAATACGTAGACAATATCAACAGCGAGCCAGACTTTGAAGCCGCCATTGCAGCTGCAAAAGAACTCAACTAA
- a CDS encoding PucR family transcriptional regulator — MIAKELLDWFPQAQIVDQPVDKEGYLTLPVSANQWVLLEEAGLSEREKQLVALLTQQEQTISLNPWYSYLIEGKGQAPQSFKKLQVVYCHLSYYQQENLTSWLYMMRTLFPNCETVLQVGAQDYLFVLQQDKYTSVRSILMDTLEAVEYDFGVRLSIMLGQVWSQTGNQSLTDLIKAERDLFKNWWRQGHQGFHTFSQLYLWSMGEQMVDLGLIKDYLHQMILDQDQIQEIILSLWENSAVLTKTAQQLYLHRNSLQYKIDKWEELTGLQLKELTDLTLCYQLILPDII, encoded by the coding sequence ATGATTGCAAAAGAATTACTAGACTGGTTTCCACAAGCTCAAATCGTAGACCAACCAGTCGATAAGGAAGGCTATCTGACGCTTCCAGTATCCGCAAATCAGTGGGTTTTACTGGAAGAAGCTGGACTTAGTGAACGTGAGAAACAGTTGGTGGCTCTCTTAACCCAGCAGGAACAAACCATCTCTCTCAATCCATGGTATAGCTATTTGATTGAAGGCAAGGGACAAGCACCGCAGAGCTTTAAAAAGCTACAAGTTGTCTATTGTCACCTTTCTTATTACCAACAGGAAAACCTGACTTCTTGGTTGTATATGATGAGAACCCTCTTTCCTAATTGCGAGACAGTGCTTCAGGTGGGAGCTCAGGATTACCTATTTGTTCTCCAACAGGACAAATACACTTCTGTTCGCTCTATCTTGATGGATACCTTGGAAGCAGTAGAATACGATTTTGGGGTTCGCTTATCCATCATGCTGGGGCAGGTTTGGTCGCAAACAGGAAATCAGAGTTTGACAGATCTCATCAAAGCAGAACGTGACTTGTTCAAAAACTGGTGGCGACAAGGACACCAAGGATTCCACACGTTTTCTCAGCTCTACCTTTGGAGTATGGGTGAACAAATGGTGGATCTTGGTTTGATCAAAGATTATCTACACCAGATGATTTTGGATCAGGATCAAATTCAAGAAATCATTCTCTCCTTATGGGAAAATAGTGCAGTTCTAACTAAAACAGCTCAGCAACTGTATTTGCACCGCAATTCTCTTCAATACAAGATTGATAAATGGGAAGAGTTGACAGGGCTTCAGTTGAAAGAATTGACAGATTTGACCTTGTGTTATCAATTGATTTTACCAGATATTATATAA
- a CDS encoding metal ABC transporter substrate-binding protein, which yields MKKIGALLVLFLSVIALVACSTGKKDTASTNQKLKVVATNSIIADITKNIAGDKIDLHSIVPVGQDPHEYEPLPEDVKKTSQADLIFYNGINLETGGNAWFTKLVENAKKTENKDYFAVSEGVDVIYLEGENEKGKEDPHAWLNLENGIIYAQNIAKQLIAKDPNNKEFYEKNLKEYTEKLDKLDKEAKEKFNAIDADKKLIVTSEGCFKYFSKAYGVPSAYIWEINTEEEGTPDQIKTLVEKLRQMKVPSLFVESSVDDRPMKTVSKDTNIPIYAQIFTDSIAEEGKEGDSYYNMMKYNLDKISEGLSK from the coding sequence ATGAAAAAAATAGGTGCATTGCTGGTTCTCTTTCTTTCCGTAATTGCTCTTGTAGCATGTTCTACTGGAAAAAAAGACACAGCATCTACAAACCAAAAACTAAAGGTTGTAGCAACTAACTCTATCATCGCTGATATTACTAAAAATATCGCAGGAGACAAGATTGATCTTCATAGTATCGTGCCTGTAGGACAAGATCCACACGAGTACGAGCCACTACCAGAAGACGTCAAGAAAACGTCGCAAGCCGACTTAATTTTCTACAATGGTATCAACCTTGAAACAGGTGGAAATGCCTGGTTTACAAAATTAGTTGAGAATGCTAAGAAAACTGAAAACAAAGACTACTTTGCAGTTAGTGAAGGCGTTGATGTCATCTACCTAGAAGGGGAAAATGAAAAAGGGAAAGAAGACCCACATGCTTGGCTCAACTTAGAAAACGGGATTATTTATGCGCAAAACATTGCTAAGCAACTCATCGCTAAAGACCCTAACAACAAGGAATTCTACGAAAAGAATCTCAAAGAATACACTGAAAAACTAGACAAGCTTGACAAGGAAGCCAAAGAGAAATTTAACGCTATTGATGCGGACAAGAAACTCATCGTAACCAGCGAAGGATGTTTTAAATACTTCTCTAAAGCTTACGGTGTCCCAAGTGCTTACATCTGGGAAATCAATACTGAAGAAGAAGGAACACCTGACCAAATCAAGACTTTGGTTGAAAAACTTCGCCAAATGAAGGTTCCATCACTATTTGTTGAATCCAGTGTCGATGATCGTCCAATGAAGACTGTTTCTAAAGACACAAATATCCCAATCTACGCACAAATCTTTACTGACTCAATTGCTGAAGAAGGTAAAGAAGGTGACAGCTACTACAACATGATGAAATACAACCTTGACAAGATTTCTGAAGGTTTGTCTAAATAA
- the ugpC gene encoding sn-glycerol-3-phosphate ABC transporter ATP-binding protein UgpC — MVELNLKNIYKKYPNSEHYSVEDFNLDIKDKEFIVFVGPSGCGKSTTLRMIAGLEDITEGTASIDGVVVNDVAPKDRDIAMVFQNYALYPHMTVYDNMAFGLKLRKYSKEDIDKRVQEAAEILGLKEFLDRKPADLSGGQRQRVAMGRAIVRDAKVFLMDEPLSNLDAKLRVSMRAEIAKIHRRIGATTIYVTHDQTEAMTLADRIVIMSATKNPAGTGTIGRVEQIGTPQEVYKNPVNKFVAGFIGSPAMNFINVKLIGDHIVGDAFNLKVPEGALKVLRDKGYEGKELIFGIRPEDVNAEPAFLETFPESVVKATISVSELLGSESHLYCQVGKDEFVAKVDARDYLQAGATVELGFDLNKAHFFDVETEKTVY; from the coding sequence ATGGTAGAATTAAATCTTAAAAACATTTACAAAAAATATCCAAACAGCGAACACTACTCAGTTGAAGACTTCAACTTGGACATCAAAGACAAAGAATTTATCGTTTTCGTAGGACCTTCAGGATGTGGTAAATCAACTACTCTCCGTATGATTGCAGGTCTTGAAGATATCACAGAAGGTACTGCATCTATCGATGGCGTTGTTGTCAATGACGTAGCTCCAAAAGACCGTGACATCGCCATGGTATTCCAAAACTACGCTCTTTACCCACACATGACTGTATACGATAACATGGCTTTCGGTTTGAAATTGCGTAAATACAGCAAAGAAGACATCGACAAACGTGTACAAGAAGCAGCAGAAATTCTTGGTTTGAAAGAATTCTTGGATCGTAAACCAGCTGACCTTTCAGGTGGTCAACGTCAACGTGTTGCCATGGGTCGTGCGATCGTCCGTGATGCAAAAGTATTCTTGATGGACGAACCTTTGTCAAACTTGGATGCAAAACTTCGTGTATCTATGCGTGCTGAAATCGCTAAAATCCACCGTCGTATCGGAGCTACAACTATCTACGTAACTCACGACCAAACAGAAGCGATGACACTTGCAGACCGTATCGTTATCATGTCAGCTACTAAAAACCCTGCTGGTACTGGTACTATCGGACGTGTTGAACAAATCGGTACTCCTCAAGAAGTTTACAAAAACCCAGTTAACAAATTCGTAGCAGGATTCATCGGAAGCCCAGCTATGAACTTCATCAACGTAAAATTGATCGGTGACCACATCGTTGGTGACGCCTTTAACTTGAAAGTTCCAGAAGGTGCTTTGAAAGTTCTTCGCGATAAAGGTTACGAAGGTAAAGAATTGATCTTCGGTATCCGTCCAGAAGACGTGAACGCAGAACCTGCTTTCCTTGAAACATTCCCAGAATCAGTTGTTAAAGCAACGATCTCTGTATCAGAATTGCTTGGTTCAGAATCTCACCTATACTGCCAAGTTGGTAAAGATGAATTCGTTGCTAAGGTTGACGCACGTGACTACTTGCAAGCTGGTGCTACAGTTGAACTTGGATTTGACTTGAACAAAGCTCACTTCTTTGACGTAGAAACTGAAAAGACAGTTTACTAA
- the cysE gene encoding serine O-acetyltransferase, with translation MGWWRETIDIVKENDPAARTTLEVLLTYPGVKALAAHRLSHFLWKHGFKLLARMHSQFWRFWTQIEIHPGAQIESGVFIDHGSGLVIGETAIVEKGVLLYHGVTLGGTGKDSGKRHPTVRKGALISAHAQVIGPVEIGENAKVGAAAVVVADVPSDVTVVGIPAKIVRVHGQKDEPTIHEVEEKREYYVNKLEHAREASHRSSGL, from the coding sequence ATGGGATGGTGGCGTGAAACCATTGATATCGTAAAAGAAAATGATCCAGCGGCTCGCACTACCTTGGAAGTCTTGCTGACCTATCCGGGTGTCAAAGCCTTGGCTGCTCACCGTCTCTCTCATTTTCTCTGGAAACATGGCTTTAAGCTTTTAGCTCGTATGCACAGCCAGTTTTGGCGTTTTTGGACGCAGATAGAGATTCACCCTGGAGCTCAGATTGAATCAGGTGTCTTTATTGACCATGGATCAGGACTTGTGATTGGGGAAACAGCTATCGTTGAAAAAGGTGTTCTTCTCTACCATGGGGTTACTCTGGGTGGGACAGGTAAGGATAGTGGCAAACGCCATCCGACCGTTCGTAAAGGAGCTCTCATCTCTGCTCATGCCCAAGTCATCGGACCTGTAGAAATCGGTGAAAATGCCAAAGTCGGTGCCGCTGCTGTCGTTGTGGCAGATGTTCCTAGTGATGTGACGGTTGTCGGCATTCCTGCTAAGATTGTTCGTGTTCACGGGCAAAAGGATGAACCAACCATTCACGAAGTCGAAGAAAAACGTGAATACTACGTCAATAAACTTGAGCATGCTAGAGAAGCCAGTCACAGGTCGTCTGGTTTGTAA
- a CDS encoding nucleoside phosphorylase: MLLEEFENVPAVIEPTDRSLLSGGEICDTIILSFNGEIVERVKQFEDVYEGGYLTNLNGRFPWYIYEKDGSKVAVAIATIGAPMVVGLLEELKARGFKNFIVLGSCGVLDQSIQADKIILPSSALRDEGTSYHYAPASDEIAYDETLLLTIEEALNKSDIEHIRTKAWTTDAFYRETADKVKRRLAAGATVVDMEASAIMAWAQFRQAKVYQFFYTADYVDHHNHEWDARYEERKADAMTFFEIALVIARELD; encoded by the coding sequence ATGCTATTAGAAGAATTTGAAAATGTACCTGCTGTTATCGAGCCAACTGATCGAAGCCTCCTTAGTGGTGGAGAAATCTGTGATACGATTATTTTATCTTTTAATGGAGAAATCGTTGAACGAGTAAAGCAGTTTGAAGATGTTTACGAAGGTGGCTATCTAACCAATCTAAATGGTAGATTTCCATGGTATATCTATGAAAAAGATGGGAGTAAGGTAGCAGTTGCTATAGCTACGATTGGAGCCCCGATGGTTGTTGGACTCTTAGAAGAACTCAAAGCAAGAGGATTTAAGAACTTTATTGTTTTGGGTTCTTGCGGAGTTCTAGATCAGTCTATTCAGGCAGATAAGATTATCCTACCAAGTTCAGCTCTACGTGATGAAGGTACAAGTTATCATTACGCTCCTGCAAGTGATGAAATAGCTTATGATGAAACTCTACTCTTAACCATAGAAGAAGCTTTAAACAAATCTGATATTGAGCACATTCGAACAAAGGCTTGGACCACAGATGCTTTCTATCGTGAAACAGCTGATAAGGTCAAACGTAGACTAGCAGCAGGTGCGACTGTTGTAGATATGGAAGCCTCAGCAATCATGGCTTGGGCACAATTTCGACAAGCAAAAGTTTATCAATTTTTTTATACAGCTGATTATGTTGACCATCATAATCATGAGTGGGATGCAAGATACGAAGAAAGAAAAGCAGATGCTATGACTTTCTTTGAGATAGCATTAGTAATTGCTAGAGAGTTGGATTGA
- a CDS encoding bifunctional (p)ppGpp synthetase/guanosine-3',5'-bis(diphosphate) 3'-pyrophosphohydrolase, whose translation MPKEVIYSGDEVVALTQKYLSKEDVAFVHKALVYAVECHSGQYRKSGEPYIIHPIQVAGILAKLKLDAVTVACGFLHDVVEDTDATLDDLEREFGHDVRVIVDGVTKLGKVEYKSFEEQLAENHRKMLMAMSEDIRVILVKLSDRLHNMRTLKHLRKDKQERISRETMEIYAPLAHRLGISSVKWELEDLSFRYLNPTEFYKITHMMKEKRQEREALVDEVVTKLEEYSSERNLTGKIYGRPKHIYSIYRKMQDKKKRFEEIYDLIAIRCILDTQSDVYAMLGYVHELWKPMPGRFKDYIANRKANGYQSIHTTVYGPKGPIEFQIRTKEMHEVAEYGVAAHWAYKKGIKGQVNSKESAIGMNWIKEMMELQDQADDAKEFVDTVKENYLAEEIYVFTPDGAVRSLPKDSGPIDFAYEIHTKIGEKATGAKVNGRMVPLTTKLKTGDQVEIITNPNSFGPSRDWLNMVKTSKARNKIRQFFKNQDKELSINKGREMLISQLQENGYVANKFMDKRHMDEVLQKTSYKTEEALFAAIGFGEIGAITVFNRLTEKERREEERAKAKAEAEELVKGGEVKVENKETLKVKHEGGVVIEGASGLLVRIAKCCNPVPGDDIVGYITKGRGVAIHRVDCMNLRSQENYEQRLLDVEWEDQFSTKEYMAHIDIYGLNRSGLLNDILQVLSNTTKNISTVNAQPTKDMKFANIHVSFGISNLSTLTTVVDKIKSVPEVYSVKRTNG comes from the coding sequence ATGCCAAAAGAAGTAATTTATTCTGGCGATGAAGTCGTCGCTTTAACGCAAAAATATTTATCGAAAGAAGATGTGGCTTTTGTCCATAAGGCCTTGGTTTATGCTGTAGAGTGCCACAGTGGCCAATATCGTAAATCAGGCGAGCCTTACATTATCCACCCTATCCAGGTAGCAGGTATCTTGGCTAAGCTCAAGCTGGACGCTGTCACTGTTGCCTGTGGTTTTTTGCATGACGTGGTAGAAGACACAGATGCTACTTTGGATGACTTAGAGCGTGAGTTTGGACATGATGTTCGAGTAATTGTAGATGGGGTTACTAAGCTTGGTAAGGTTGAATACAAGTCATTTGAAGAGCAGTTGGCTGAAAACCACCGCAAGATGCTCATGGCTATGTCTGAGGATATCCGTGTTATCTTGGTCAAACTTTCTGACCGTCTGCACAATATGCGCACCCTCAAGCATCTTCGTAAGGACAAGCAAGAACGTATTTCCCGAGAAACCATGGAAATCTACGCACCACTTGCTCACCGTCTGGGGATTTCAAGTGTTAAGTGGGAACTAGAAGACCTTTCCTTCCGTTATCTAAATCCGACAGAGTTTTACAAGATAACTCATATGATGAAGGAGAAACGTCAAGAACGTGAAGCCTTGGTCGATGAAGTTGTGACGAAACTCGAGGAGTATTCATCTGAGCGCAACCTGACAGGAAAAATCTATGGTCGTCCAAAGCATATCTACTCTATTTACCGTAAGATGCAGGACAAGAAAAAACGCTTTGAGGAAATCTATGACTTGATTGCTATTCGCTGTATCTTGGATACTCAGAGTGATGTCTATGCTATGTTGGGCTATGTCCATGAGCTATGGAAACCAATGCCAGGTCGTTTCAAGGACTACATTGCCAATCGTAAGGCCAATGGGTACCAGTCTATCCATACGACTGTTTATGGACCAAAAGGGCCGATTGAGTTCCAGATTCGTACCAAGGAAATGCACGAGGTTGCTGAGTACGGAGTTGCGGCTCACTGGGCCTACAAAAAAGGAATCAAGGGTCAAGTTAATAGCAAGGAATCTGCTATTGGAATGAACTGGATCAAGGAGATGATGGAACTCCAAGACCAGGCGGATGATGCCAAGGAATTTGTAGATACTGTCAAAGAAAACTATCTGGCTGAGGAGATTTATGTCTTTACTCCAGATGGAGCGGTTCGTTCTCTGCCAAAGGATTCTGGACCGATTGACTTTGCCTATGAGATTCATACCAAGATCGGGGAAAAAGCAACTGGTGCCAAGGTTAATGGACGTATGGTTCCTTTGACTACCAAGCTGAAAACGGGTGACCAGGTTGAAATCATCACCAATCCAAATTCATTTGGACCAAGTCGTGACTGGCTCAACATGGTTAAGACCAGCAAGGCCCGTAACAAAATTCGTCAGTTCTTTAAAAACCAGGATAAAGAATTGTCCATCAATAAAGGCCGTGAAATGCTGATTAGTCAGCTTCAAGAAAACGGCTATGTGGCCAATAAATTTATGGACAAGCGTCACATGGATGAAGTCCTTCAAAAAACCAGCTACAAGACAGAAGAAGCTCTCTTTGCTGCGATTGGTTTTGGAGAAATCGGAGCCATTACCGTCTTTAACCGTTTGACGGAGAAGGAACGTCGTGAAGAAGAACGTGCAAAAGCCAAGGCAGAAGCAGAAGAACTGGTCAAGGGTGGCGAAGTCAAGGTTGAAAACAAGGAAACTCTAAAGGTTAAGCATGAAGGTGGCGTTGTCATCGAGGGTGCCTCTGGTCTCTTGGTACGGATTGCCAAATGTTGTAATCCTGTTCCAGGTGATGATATCGTTGGCTATATTACCAAAGGTCGTGGTGTTGCCATCCATCGTGTGGACTGTATGAACCTTCGTTCACAGGAAAACTACGAGCAACGTCTACTCGATGTTGAGTGGGAAGACCAATTCTCAACCAAGGAATATATGGCTCATATCGACATCTATGGACTCAACCGTTCTGGTCTTTTGAATGATATCTTGCAAGTCCTATCCAATACAACTAAGAATATCTCAACAGTTAACGCCCAGCCAACCAAGGATATGAAATTTGCTAATATCCATGTATCCTTTGGAATTTCAAATCTTTCAACGTTAACTACTGTAGTTGATAAGATTAAGAGTGTACCAGAAGTCTACTCAGTCAAACGGACCAATGGTTAA
- the dtd gene encoding D-aminoacyl-tRNA deacylase: MKIIVQRVKEAQVSIEGQIHGQIKQGLLLLVGVGPEDQKEDLEYAVRKLVNMRIFSDDEGKMNLSVKDIQGEILSISQFTLFADTKKGNRPAFTGAAKPDMAEAFYQDFNQELAKEVPVETGIFGADMQVELVNDGPVTIILDTKNR, from the coding sequence ATGAAAATCATCGTTCAGCGCGTCAAGGAAGCTCAGGTTTCTATTGAGGGGCAGATTCATGGTCAAATCAAACAAGGGCTCTTGCTCTTAGTGGGGGTTGGACCTGAGGATCAGAAAGAGGATTTGGAGTATGCAGTCAGAAAACTGGTCAATATGCGGATCTTTTCAGATGACGAAGGCAAGATGAACCTATCTGTCAAGGATATCCAAGGAGAAATACTCTCCATCTCTCAATTCACTCTGTTTGCCGATACAAAGAAGGGCAATCGACCAGCATTTACAGGTGCTGCCAAACCTGATATGGCTGAGGCCTTCTATCAAGACTTTAACCAGGAACTAGCCAAAGAGGTTCCTGTTGAAACAGGTATCTTTGGAGCAGATATGCAGGTAGAACTGGTCAATGATGGGCCGGTAACTATCATCCTTGATACAAAAAATAGATAA
- the cysS gene encoding cysteine--tRNA ligase: protein MIKIYDTMSRDLREFVPIEDGKVKMYVCGPTVYNYIHVGNARSTVAFDTIRRYFEYRGYEVAYISNFTDVDDKIINRAKEEGITPQEVADKYIAAFREDVTALGVKPATRHPRVVEFMADIIRFVSDLIEKGYAYESQGDVYFRVEKSHNYAKLANKTLEDLELGASGRTDEETARKENPVDFALWKAAKPGEISWDSPWGPGRPGWHIECSVMSTEILGDTIDIHGGGADLEFPHHTNEIAQSEAKTGKTFANYWMHNGFVNIDNVKMSKSLGNFITVHDALETIDGQVLRFFFATQHYRKPINFTEKAVRDAETNLKYLKNTYEQPFTGTVDAEELQAFKDKFVAAMDEDFNTANGITVVFEMAKWINSGNYDAAVKEALAAMLEVFGIVFVEEVLDEEIEALIQKRQEARANRDFATADQIRDQLAAQGIKLLDTKDGVRWTRD, encoded by the coding sequence GTGATTAAAATCTATGACACCATGTCTCGTGATTTGCGAGAATTTGTCCCAATCGAGGACGGCAAGGTTAAGATGTATGTCTGTGGGCCAACTGTATACAACTACATTCACGTAGGGAATGCCCGTTCGACAGTAGCCTTCGATACCATTCGTCGCTACTTTGAGTATCGTGGCTATGAGGTTGCCTATATTTCTAACTTCACGGATGTGGATGATAAGATTATCAACCGTGCTAAGGAAGAAGGTATCACACCTCAAGAAGTAGCGGACAAGTATATCGCTGCCTTTCGTGAGGACGTGACGGCTCTTGGTGTGAAGCCTGCGACTCGTCATCCTCGTGTAGTCGAGTTTATGGCTGATATCATCCGCTTTGTCTCTGACCTGATTGAAAAAGGCTATGCCTATGAGAGTCAAGGGGATGTCTACTTCCGTGTGGAAAAATCCCACAACTATGCTAAGTTAGCCAATAAAACCCTAGAAGACTTGGAGTTAGGTGCTTCAGGTCGGACAGACGAAGAAACAGCTCGAAAGGAAAATCCGGTAGATTTTGCTCTTTGGAAAGCAGCCAAACCAGGTGAGATTTCTTGGGACAGTCCTTGGGGTCCTGGTCGTCCAGGCTGGCATATCGAGTGTTCGGTTATGTCAACGGAGATTTTGGGTGATACTATCGATATTCACGGTGGTGGAGCTGACCTTGAGTTTCCACACCACACCAACGAAATTGCCCAGTCAGAAGCCAAGACAGGTAAGACCTTTGCCAACTACTGGATGCACAATGGTTTTGTCAACATTGACAATGTCAAGATGTCCAAGTCTTTGGGTAACTTTATTACGGTACACGATGCCCTCGAAACGATCGACGGCCAAGTGCTTCGTTTCTTCTTTGCGACTCAGCATTACCGCAAACCTATCAACTTTACGGAAAAGGCTGTGCGTGATGCCGAGACCAATCTCAAGTATCTGAAGAACACTTATGAGCAACCATTTACTGGAACTGTAGATGCAGAGGAGTTGCAAGCTTTTAAAGATAAGTTCGTAGCTGCAATGGATGAGGATTTCAATACAGCAAATGGTATCACAGTCGTCTTTGAAATGGCCAAGTGGATCAACTCAGGCAACTATGATGCAGCGGTTAAGGAAGCTCTTGCGGCTATGTTAGAGGTCTTTGGTATTGTCTTTGTCGAGGAAGTTTTGGATGAAGAGATTGAAGCTTTGATTCAAAAACGTCAAGAAGCGCGTGCTAATCGCGACTTTGCGACGGCTGACCAAATCCGTGACCAGCTAGCTGCTCAAGGGATTAAACTACTTGATACCAAGGATGGAGTGAGGTGGACACGTGATTGA
- a CDS encoding metal-dependent transcriptional regulator has protein sequence MTPNKEDYLKCIYEIGMDVPKITNKEIAARMQVSPPAVTEMIKRMQSENLILKDKKKGYLLTDIGLTLVSELYRKHRLIEVFLVHHLDYTSDQIHEEAEVLEHTVSDFFVERLESMLGFPKTCPHGGTIPAKGELLVEINNLPLSETKEAGTYLLTRVHDSFDLLKYLEKHAINIGDKLQVQQFDDFSNTFTLIHKNEELLVSLEIAKQLYVEKMN, from the coding sequence ATGACACCAAATAAAGAAGACTACTTAAAATGTATTTATGAGATTGGCATGGATGTTCCTAAGATTACCAACAAGGAAATTGCTGCTCGGATGCAGGTATCTCCTCCAGCTGTAACTGAAATGATTAAGCGTATGCAGTCTGAAAATCTCATCTTAAAAGATAAGAAGAAAGGATACTTGCTAACCGATATTGGGCTAACACTTGTATCAGAACTTTATCGTAAACATCGTCTGATTGAGGTTTTTCTGGTCCACCATCTAGACTATACCAGTGACCAAATTCATGAGGAAGCTGAAGTATTAGAACATACCGTTTCAGACTTTTTTGTAGAGAGATTAGAAAGTATGCTAGGTTTCCCAAAAACTTGCCCTCACGGTGGTACCATTCCTGCTAAAGGAGAGCTTTTGGTTGAAATCAACAACCTACCACTATCAGAAACCAAAGAAGCTGGAACCTATCTCCTGACTCGGGTTCACGATAGTTTTGATCTCCTAAAATATCTGGAAAAACATGCCATCAATATCGGAGACAAACTCCAAGTTCAACAGTTTGATGACTTTTCTAACACCTTTACTTTGATTCATAAGAACGAAGAACTCTTGGTAAGTCTAGAAATCGCCAAACAGCTCTATGTTGAAAAGATGAACTAA